One Triticum dicoccoides isolate Atlit2015 ecotype Zavitan chromosome 5B, WEW_v2.0, whole genome shotgun sequence genomic window carries:
- the LOC119309416 gene encoding uncharacterized protein LOC119309416, translating into MPPQPEPCSSSSSLGNDSDEGGVPTGKEDGEGEVQSAYSGAGLDGLAALEESLPIRRGISKFYNGKSRSFTFLKEAIGPSGSAKVIAKADNAYSRKRKNLLAYSIMYNQSQITVPETYENGFSKRFAGLSRLRPSDGMSSNSSSSSSLSSDENEPPQQFIFVQSPDNTAQFASPAITTPRLGSCMSKILPVPMRSFSMVNLQRLHSRCSSVCLEEEPEVD; encoded by the exons ATGCCGCCGCAGCCGGAGCCGTGCAGCTCGTCGTCGTCGCTGGGGAACGACAGCGACGAGGGCGGCGTGCCGACGGGGAAGGAGGACGGGGAGGGGGAGGTGCAGAGCGCCTACAGCGGGGCGGGGCTCGACGGCCTCGCCGCATTGGAGGAGTCGCTTCCCATCCG GCGTGGCATCTCTAAATTCTATAACGGCAAGTCCAGATCTTTCACATTCCTCAAGGAAGCTATCGGGCCATCTGGTTCTGCAAAGGTCATTGCCAAGGCAGACAATGCTTATTCCAGGAAACGGAAAAATCTTCTTGCATACAGCATCATGTACAATCAGTCACAGATCACCGTGCCGGAGACCTACGAGAATGGTTTCTCCAAGAGGTTTGCGGGTTTAAGCAGGTTGAGGCCCTCGGATGGtatgagctccaacagcagcagtagcagcagcctcAGCAGCGACGAAAACGAGCCGCCTCAGCAGTTCATTTTTGTTCAGTCACCTGATAACACTGCACAATTTGCTTCTCCAGCGATCACCACACCTCGGCTTGGGTCTTGCATGTCTAAGATATTGCCGGTGCCAATGAGGTCGTTTTCGATGGTGAATCTGCAACGTTTGCACAGCCGCTGCTCATCTGTTTGCCTGGAAGAAGAGCCGGAGGTTGATTAA
- the LOC119309417 gene encoding uncharacterized protein LOC119309417 encodes MLLCLLDDARVPRMHPLLSRAPDPWLQRRDEIATPGTKTMLGFSDHVRSFVNPVWTTSLSGNDSDTTSRTGKQLDISHEKVPKLLLHRLFPNVRYSLCIDGKLKLVKDPYQLLKRFLWRKNVRFTISRYYRRFDVFEEAEANKAGSMIMLQSITK; translated from the exons ATGCTGCTGTGCCTCCTGGACGACGCTCGCGTGCCTCGGATGCACCCCCTTCTCTCCCGAGCTCCAGATCCATGGCTGCAGCGGCGAG ATGAAATTGCAACACCTGGTACCAAGACCATGCTGGGATTTTCTGATCATGTTAGGAGCTTTGTCAATCCTGTATGGACGACCTCTTTGAGTGGAAATGATTCGGATACAACATCACGGACAGGAAAACAGTTGGACATCAGCCATGAAAAG GTTCCAAAACTATTACTTCATCGGCTCTTTCCTAATGTGCGGTATTCACTCTGTATCGATGGGAAACTTAAACTTGTGAAGGATCCTTATCAGCTGTTAAAGAG ATTCTTGTGGAGGAAAAATGTGCGCTTCACTATTTCCAGGTATTATAGACGCTTTGATGTCTTTGAGGAAGCTGAGGCCAACAAGGCTGGAAGTATGATAATGCTTCAATCGATAACCAAATAA